From the Ferviditalea candida genome, one window contains:
- a CDS encoding amino acid ABC transporter permease: ANPDRHTDVGDENKKPPSLAVPNSLSIKVADDNMPALLEGARNTVLLTIVSVFFGALLGLFLALGRLSRNKALDRLCWFYIWLFRGTPLLMQLFFIYYALPKIHPALTLPGQWVPALLALSLNSAAYLAEIIRAAIQSIDKGQLEAAKALGMSYGQAMSRVIIPQSYRRLIPPVGNELIALLKDSSLVAMIGMTELMKVTNQISTAQSVATVYMPAAVLYLGLTTFFTFIFEKLEKKYSVYE; this comes from the coding sequence GGCGAATCCTGATCGCCACACTGACGTCGGTGACGAAAACAAAAAACCACCGTCATTGGCGGTTCCGAATTCACTGTCAATTAAAGTGGCTGATGACAATATGCCCGCCTTGCTTGAGGGAGCCAGAAATACAGTCCTTCTCACGATCGTATCCGTTTTTTTCGGTGCACTTCTAGGGCTTTTCCTGGCGCTAGGAAGGCTGTCGAGAAATAAGGCCCTGGACAGGCTATGTTGGTTTTATATCTGGCTTTTCAGAGGAACCCCGCTTTTGATGCAGTTGTTTTTTATTTATTACGCCCTGCCCAAAATACATCCGGCGCTGACTTTGCCGGGGCAATGGGTACCGGCACTGCTGGCTTTGAGCTTGAACTCGGCCGCTTATTTGGCGGAAATCATAAGGGCCGCAATTCAATCTATCGACAAGGGGCAGTTGGAAGCGGCCAAAGCATTGGGCATGAGCTATGGACAGGCTATGAGCAGGGTGATTATTCCGCAGTCTTACAGACGCCTTATACCGCCTGTGGGAAATGAATTGATCGCCCTTCTTAAGGATTCATCTCTTGTGGCTATGATTGGAATGACTGAGCTGATGAAGGTAACCAATCAGATTTCCACTGCCCAATCGGTCGCTACGGTTTATATGCCGGCTGCGGTTCTTTATCTTGGCTTAACGACTTTTTTCACATTCATTTTTGAAAAGCTTGAGAAAAAATACTCTGTCTACGAATAG